CTGCGCAGCGTATCCAGCGTGGCGCCGCGGCTGATCAGCAGTCCGGGTAAGAGGCCCTGACCACTCGCGACAATGCCCAGCAACACGTGGGCGCTCCGCGTCAGGCGGCTCCCTAATCGCCACGCTTCGTCCGCAGCCGCTTGGATGATCGGTTGAAGCTGGGGACCCCAGCGCGACCGAGCGCCGCGAGGCGCGGACGCGGGAGCGTGGCCCGGCTGTCTGAGGTCGGCTTCGTCGATCCCGAGTTCCCGCAGCACCGTCGCACCCGATGGGTCCGCGGCGCGCAACACGCCGAGCGCCAGGTGGTCGGCCGTGACCTCGGCTCCCTCCTCGCGCGCCGCGGCTTCCGCGGCCTCGAACACGTCGCGTACCTCTCGATACATCGAAACATCCTCCCCTGGACCGCGCCTACGCGGCGGCCGGGGCACTCCCACAAATCTTGGTCCTCGTCTCATGGCACCCTCGCTTGGCTGATTCCATAAGCAAAAATATCATGAATACTAATTAAAACGCAATAGAATATAGGATGGCCTGTTTATTGATTCTGGTGAGAAGAGGAGCCTGATTCGGATACGGGTGGCCGTTGCTTACGGAGACGGTGCAATCGAGCGCGCATCTTTTGAGTCGGGATCGCGTCGTGCGTCTGCTCACCCACTGCAAGACCTTGTTGATACACCACCATCGCGTCGTCCACACGGCCTGCTCCTTCCAGTGCTTTGCCAAGGGGCCAGTAGGCCGCGGTGTATTTCGGATTGAGCGTGACCGCACGCTCCAGCGAGGTGACGGCCTCGATGAACTGGCCGGCTTCCAGATAGGCCTGACCCAACGCGAGATAGAGCGCAGGGTCATTCGGATCGTGCGCGACCAACTGCTTCAGCTTATCGATGGGGAGGGCCACGTTCGCATCATACCGCAACAGGGTCGCGCGCGCCCGCGCGGTTATCGCCAGATGACAGATCGCGCCGACTCGCGTACAATCCCGCTGTGAAGTACGCACGCCGGCGGGCTGGAATACTGACTTCATCGAGAACATCTCCGGTCTACCACATGGTTCGTCGTCTTCGGTGCGTCACAGGTTTCGGATTTGCGGTCACGCTGACCGCGGCGCTGGCACTCGTGGCATGCGAGGACACGACCCCGGACAGCGGCGGCCCCGCACCCCCGAGTCCTTGCACCACGATCGTCACGTGTCAGGTGCGAGGATCCGGCAGCACCACGCCCCTTCCGACCGGCGACACGGTCCGATTTGCCTACGTGGCAAACACCACCGACAACACCCTCTCCATGTTCCTGGTTGATGCCGCAACAGGGCGGCTGATGCCGATCGGATACGTGTTGGTCGGAGCCGCGCCGGTCGCAGTCGCCACCGATCCGGCATCGAAATACCTGTACGTTGCGAACCGGGACGACGACAGCATTTCGGGGTTCACCGTGGAGGAACGAACCGGCACGCTTCTGGAAATGGCCGACTCTCCGTTCGCAACCGGGGCGGAGCCCGTCGCGCTGCTGGTCGATCCGACGGGTGAATTTCTCTACACCGCAAATCAGGCCGGCGAATCCATTTCGGTGTTCTCCATCGACGCCACCGACGGCTCGCTGACCTTCCGAGCAACCGCCACAACGCTTGGTCGGTCCCCCGCGTCACTCGCCGTCAACAGTGCGAGTTCGTTCTTATTCGTCGGCAACAGCGAAATCGGGACCAATCCCGCAAGTGTCTCGTCG
The sequence above is a segment of the Nitrospirota bacterium genome. Coding sequences within it:
- a CDS encoding tetratricopeptide repeat protein, with translation MKSVFQPAGVRTSQRDCTRVGAICHLAITARARATLLRYDANVALPIDKLKQLVAHDPNDPALYLALGQAYLEAGQFIEAVTSLERAVTLNPKYTAAYWPLGKALEGAGRVDDAMVVYQQGLAVGEQTHDAIPTQKMRARLHRLRKQRPPVSESGSSSHQNQ
- a CDS encoding helix-turn-helix domain-containing protein, whose translation is MYREVRDVFEAAEAAAREEGAEVTADHLALGVLRAADPSGATVLRELGIDEADLRQPGHAPASAPRGARSRWGPQLQPIIQAAADEAWRLGSRLTRSAHVLLGIVASGQGLLPGLLISRGATLDTLRSRVREVVAASQAPSPSGVGAPAPAAGTSSRELFTVDQAAEFLGIHHQTLRGYIKTGKLTAYRLAGEKVLRIKREDLMALLEPVAVGDAVEEG